Proteins encoded in a region of the Acidobacteriota bacterium genome:
- a CDS encoding tetratricopeptide repeat protein: MQNRIEVFEQMLAADPENTMVMFGLAKEYEKAGEHPKVIAMLESYLAKADDEGNAYGTLAQAYLATGQREKAIEAYTKGIEVAMAHGHPSMANEYRMTLDIDLAD, from the coding sequence ATGCAGAACCGTATCGAAGTCTTTGAACAGATGCTTGCGGCCGACCCGGAAAACACGATGGTGATGTTCGGGCTTGCGAAGGAATATGAGAAGGCGGGCGAGCACCCGAAAGTGATCGCCATGCTCGAAAGTTATCTTGCCAAGGCCGACGACGAGGGCAACGCCTATGGCACACTCGCCCAGGCATATCTCGCCACCGGCCAACGCGAAAAAGCGATCGAGGCCTACACCAAAGGCATCGAGGTCGCAATGGCCCACGGCCACCCATCGATGGCAAACGAATATAGAATGACACTCGACATCGATCTCGCCGATTAA